The genomic region CACAGCTCCAGCCTCACAGGGAGCACCACGTTTAGCTGAGCGTCGGTGAAGTTCTCGTAGCAGGTGATGCCGTTCTCATTCGTGGTATTCTGGGCTGATTTCCAGTACTGACCGATGATCACGATGGTGCAGTGACCAAAGGACATGATCCAGGCCACCAGGGCAGCGATCACTCCATACACAGGCTTGCGGGACAGCTTGTACTGCACGGGGAAGGCCACTCCCAGGTAGCGCTCGATGCTGATGCCCGCCAGGAGCCACGTGCTGCAGTAGATGCTGCTGTAGAAGCCGAAACCCGTGAGGGCACAGAGTAACTCGGGCAGGTGCCAGCGGAAGTTGTACGCAGCCTCAATCATCTTgaagggcagcagcagcagcagcaggaggtcTGCCAGCGTCAGGCTGAGCAGGAGGATGTGGAcaggggcaggctggggctggcGGACCCGTCCCATGAAGGCCCGTAGCGCCAGGAGGTtggcagggagaccagtgaggaAGATGGCGATGTAGGCCGTGAGGATGAGGGAGCTGCGCCAGTTTGTCATGATGGCTCTGGAAGAGGTTGAGAAAGGGCAGGGTCAGGAGGGCCCACTCCCAGCCTGCAC from Ailuropoda melanoleuca isolate Jingjing unplaced genomic scaffold, ASM200744v2 unplaced-scaffold2063, whole genome shotgun sequence harbors:
- the LOC117797970 gene encoding free fatty acid receptor 2-like, whose translation is MTNWRSSLILTAYIAIFLTGLPANLLALRAFMGRVRQPQPAPVHILLLSLTLADLLLLLLLPFKMIEAAYNFRWHLPELLCALTGFGFYSSIYCSTWLLAGISIERYLGVAFPVQYKLSRKPVYGVIAALVAWIMSFGHCTIVIIGQYWKSAQNTTNENGITCYENFTDAQLNVVLPVRLELCLFLFFVPMVITIFCYWRFVWIMLTQPHVGAQRRRRAVGLAVVTLLNFLVCFGPYNISHLVGFYTKKSPPWRAEAVVFSSLNASLDPLLFYFSSSAVRRAFGKGLQILRHQSSSLLGRRGRETGEGTNADRGVSQAEGAPSSDFTTD